The Acidiferrobacteraceae bacterium genome contains a region encoding:
- the rfaE1 gene encoding D-glycero-beta-D-manno-heptose-7-phosphate kinase, whose protein sequence is MIHQLLEKIAQARVLVAGDVMLDRYWYGAVDRISPEAPVPVVAVQDAEERPGGAANVAANVTALGANCTLLAVTGDDRDADLLSSLVEKQRIAHGFHRDKLVNTTIKLRVIAQHQQLIRVDFEAPPSKDACVRMLDDYIDRLSSHDVVIVSDYGKGGLGGVKEMIAAARKAGVPVVIDPKGDDYAAYRGATLLTPNRKEFEQVAGRFVDNADFEQRARKLVEALDLEAMLVTRSDEGMSLVPRSGAVLHMPARAREVYDVTGAGDTVIASIAAAYAAGGEPADALHLANVAAGIVVGKLGSATASPEEIRRELDYEEEE, encoded by the coding sequence GTGATCCACCAACTGCTGGAAAAAATCGCCCAGGCGCGCGTACTGGTAGCCGGGGATGTGATGCTGGACCGCTACTGGTACGGGGCCGTGGACCGCATTTCGCCGGAGGCGCCTGTACCCGTGGTTGCGGTGCAGGACGCGGAGGAACGACCTGGCGGGGCCGCCAATGTTGCGGCGAACGTCACTGCATTGGGGGCGAACTGCACCCTGTTGGCTGTGACGGGCGATGATCGGGACGCGGATCTGCTTTCCAGTCTGGTTGAAAAACAGCGTATCGCCCACGGTTTCCATCGCGACAAGCTCGTCAACACCACCATCAAGCTTCGGGTCATTGCCCAGCACCAGCAACTGATTCGGGTGGATTTCGAGGCACCTCCGAGCAAGGACGCCTGTGTGCGCATGCTGGACGACTATATCGATCGCCTTTCCTCCCATGATGTCGTGATCGTGTCCGACTATGGAAAGGGCGGATTGGGCGGCGTCAAGGAAATGATCGCCGCCGCCCGCAAGGCCGGGGTGCCCGTGGTGATCGATCCCAAGGGAGACGACTACGCGGCCTATCGGGGTGCGACCCTGCTGACCCCGAATCGCAAGGAGTTCGAGCAGGTCGCCGGTCGATTCGTGGACAATGCCGATTTCGAGCAACGGGCCCGCAAGTTGGTCGAGGCGCTGGACCTGGAGGCCATGCTGGTCACGCGTAGCGATGAAGGAATGAGCCTGGTGCCGCGGAGCGGCGCCGTGTTGCATATGCCGGCGCGGGCACGGGAGGTATACGATGTCACCGGTGCGGGCGACACGGTGATCGCGTCGATCGCGGCGGCCTATGCCGCCGGCGGAGAGCCCGCGGACGCCTTGCACCTCGCCAATGTGGCGGCGGGTATCGTGGTGGGCAAACTCGGTTCGGCCACGGCAAGCCCGGAGGAGATCCGCCGGGAACTGGACTACGAGGAAGAAGAATAA
- a CDS encoding CsiV family protein has protein sequence MNRLPIFFLFLGLATTGIAAPQDSNPSVYEVEVAVIQNNLPDLEGGELWSQDRVDTNIADLDKAVLINNVPNPDSDLSRALENLDADSGYRVLFHKRWVEEAKPEGNAELIRINSNDGQLNGTLKFYLSRFLHLDVNLLMQEGDPTTMVQADGIPGALLYRISQERRIHSGDVQYFDHPKFGALIAVTPVLSNKR, from the coding sequence GTGAATCGACTGCCGATATTCTTCCTCTTCCTTGGCCTGGCTACGACGGGCATCGCGGCGCCGCAGGACTCCAACCCGAGTGTATACGAGGTCGAGGTCGCGGTGATCCAGAACAATCTCCCCGACCTGGAGGGCGGCGAACTGTGGTCCCAGGACCGCGTGGACACCAATATCGCAGACCTGGACAAGGCGGTTCTGATCAACAACGTTCCGAATCCCGACAGCGATCTTTCCAGGGCACTGGAGAATCTGGATGCAGATTCCGGTTACCGTGTACTCTTCCACAAGCGGTGGGTGGAGGAAGCCAAGCCCGAAGGGAATGCAGAGCTGATTCGCATCAACAGCAATGACGGCCAGCTGAACGGAACCCTGAAGTTCTATCTCAGCCGCTTCCTGCACCTCGATGTGAATCTCCTGATGCAGGAGGGTGACCCGACGACAATGGTGCAGGCTGATGGGATCCCGGGTGCACTCCTGTATCGTATAAGCCAGGAGCGTCGCATCCATTCGGGAGACGTCCAGTACTTCGACCATCCGAAGTTTGGTGCCCTGATCGCGGTCACACCTGTATTGAGCAACAAACGGTAG
- a CDS encoding hypoxanthine-guanine phosphoribosyltransferase has protein sequence MQEITAGEAWSVLRDADCLHSDEAVERAIQSMADQISSRVADRNPICVCVLNGGTVPFGKLLTKLDFPLVTDYIHATRYGGALTGGGLSWIAGPHVDPKGRTVVLIDDIFDEGTTLEALVEHYKSMQAREIVTAVLVTKDRERETSIRPDISGLNVPNRYVFGCGMDYKGYLRNAPGIYAEKK, from the coding sequence ATGCAAGAGATCACGGCAGGTGAAGCCTGGTCGGTTCTGCGGGATGCCGATTGTCTGCATTCCGATGAGGCGGTCGAACGGGCCATCCAGTCCATGGCCGATCAGATCAGCAGTCGCGTCGCCGACCGGAATCCCATCTGTGTGTGCGTGCTCAATGGCGGGACCGTTCCCTTCGGCAAACTGTTGACGAAACTGGATTTCCCCCTGGTCACGGATTACATCCACGCCACCCGCTATGGCGGGGCCCTGACCGGCGGCGGCCTGAGCTGGATTGCCGGGCCGCATGTGGATCCGAAGGGTCGCACGGTTGTGTTGATCGACGACATCTTCGATGAAGGGACCACCCTTGAGGCGCTGGTGGAGCATTACAAGAGTATGCAGGCACGGGAGATTGTCACGGCTGTACTGGTGACCAAGGACCGCGAACGCGAAACAAGCATTCGACCGGACATCAGCGGACTGAACGTGCCAAACCGCTACGTGTTCGGGTGTGGCATGGACTACAAGGGTTACCTGCGAAACGCGCCGGGTATCTACGCGGAAAAGAAATAA
- the gmd gene encoding GDP-mannose 4,6-dehydratase: MKKALITGITGQDGAYLAEFLLEKGYEVHGIKRRTSLFNTDRIDHLYQDPHVADRRFALHYGDMTDSSSIIRIIQQVQPDEIYNLAAQRHVQVSFEEPEYSADADALGTLRLLEAIRILGLEKKCRFYQASTSELYGKVQETPQTEQTPFYPRSPYAVAKLYAYWITVNYREAYGMYACNGILFNHESPVRGETFVTRKITRALARIRLGLQDCLYLGNLDAKRDWGHARDSVEMQWLMLQQDQPEDFVIATGQQFSVREFVNFAADRLGIAIEWSGSGVDEVGTVRDIDKAEISKHVFRELRPGDTIVRVDKRYFRPTEVETLLGDPSKAKQNLGWEPRTSFKELVEEMVLADLKSAERDELVKRHGFAAYDYNE, translated from the coding sequence ATGAAAAAGGCACTGATAACAGGTATCACGGGGCAGGACGGCGCCTATCTGGCGGAATTTCTGCTTGAGAAGGGCTACGAGGTCCACGGAATCAAACGCCGGACATCCCTGTTCAACACCGATCGCATTGACCATTTGTATCAGGACCCCCACGTAGCCGATCGCCGGTTTGCCCTGCACTATGGGGATATGACCGACTCCAGCAGCATCATCCGGATAATCCAGCAGGTGCAGCCGGATGAAATCTATAACCTGGCCGCACAACGCCACGTGCAGGTCTCATTCGAGGAACCGGAGTACAGCGCGGATGCGGATGCGCTGGGCACTCTTCGCCTGCTGGAGGCAATTCGAATTCTCGGTTTGGAGAAGAAATGCCGCTTCTACCAGGCCTCCACATCGGAGTTGTATGGCAAGGTGCAGGAGACACCTCAAACGGAGCAGACGCCTTTCTATCCCCGATCACCCTATGCCGTGGCGAAGTTGTATGCCTACTGGATTACGGTGAACTACCGCGAGGCATACGGGATGTACGCGTGCAACGGCATTCTGTTCAACCATGAGTCTCCGGTTCGCGGAGAGACATTCGTAACGCGCAAGATCACCCGCGCCCTTGCACGCATCCGTCTTGGGCTGCAGGACTGCCTTTATCTCGGGAACCTGGATGCGAAACGCGACTGGGGGCATGCAAGAGACTCTGTGGAAATGCAATGGCTGATGCTGCAGCAGGATCAGCCGGAAGATTTTGTTATTGCGACCGGCCAGCAATTCAGCGTACGGGAGTTTGTCAATTTTGCGGCCGATCGGCTTGGCATCGCCATTGAATGGAGTGGCTCGGGGGTTGACGAGGTCGGCACGGTCCGGGATATCGACAAGGCCGAGATCAGCAAACATGTTTTTCGGGAGTTGCGCCCCGGAGACACGATCGTGCGGGTGGACAAGCGTTACTTCCGGCCCACGGAAGTGGAGACACTGTTGGGCGACCCGTCCAAGGCGAAACAGAATCTGGGTTGGGAGCCCCGCACCTCCTTCAAGGAACTGGTTGAGGAGATGGTGCTGGCCGATCTGAAGTCGGCGGAGCGTGATGAGCTTGTGAAACGCCACGGATTTGCGGCGTACGACTACAACGAGTAG
- a CDS encoding S-methyl-5'-thioinosine phosphorylase has translation MVDIAIIGGSGLTRLKNLEITRKVVMRTPYGEPSAPMVYGMLGGHEVAFLPRHGPRHTIPPHEVNYRANLWALRDAGIRRVIAIAAVGGIGAGYREPGTLVLPDQIIDYTYGRPNTYFTGADKKVFHIDFSFPYCEALRQSLYEAAVAAGHDVVFGGTYGATQGPRFETAAEIARMERDGASIVGMTGMPEAALARELEICYATLALVANPAAGKSARPINLQEINDNLKEGMNRVRALLQAVIPACIAAGIGEDD, from the coding sequence ATGGTTGATATTGCAATCATCGGCGGAAGCGGGCTGACCAGGCTGAAGAACCTGGAGATCACGCGCAAGGTCGTGATGCGCACTCCGTATGGCGAACCCTCGGCACCGATGGTGTATGGGATGCTCGGCGGGCACGAGGTTGCCTTTCTGCCGCGCCACGGTCCTCGGCATACGATACCGCCCCATGAGGTGAACTATCGCGCCAATCTTTGGGCGCTGCGAGATGCGGGAATCCGTCGCGTGATCGCGATTGCCGCGGTCGGCGGGATCGGAGCCGGCTACCGGGAGCCGGGGACTCTGGTACTGCCAGACCAGATCATCGACTATACCTACGGCCGGCCCAATACCTACTTCACCGGCGCCGACAAGAAGGTCTTTCACATTGACTTCAGCTTTCCCTATTGCGAAGCGCTGCGCCAGTCGCTTTACGAGGCGGCGGTGGCGGCCGGGCACGACGTCGTGTTCGGTGGAACGTACGGCGCGACACAGGGGCCACGATTCGAAACCGCTGCCGAAATCGCGCGTATGGAGCGCGATGGTGCGAGTATCGTTGGGATGACCGGAATGCCCGAGGCCGCACTCGCGCGCGAACTGGAGATCTGCTACGCAACCCTGGCGCTGGTGGCGAATCCGGCCGCCGGGAAAAGTGCCAGGCCGATCAACCTGCAGGAAATCAACGACAATCTCAAAGAGGGAATGAACCGGGTGCGCGCATTGTTGCAGGCCGTGATACCGGCATGCATCGCCGCCGGTATCGGTGAAGACGATTGA
- a CDS encoding mannose-1-phosphate guanylyltransferase/mannose-6-phosphate isomerase yields the protein MSDTENTSGDIVPVILAGGSGTRLWPLSREYYPKQLLSLSGDQSLLQDTVLRLADFDHVSSPEVVCNEEHRFLVAEQLREVGVAPGRILLEPVGRNTAPALTLVALDAMMNRGDPVLLVMPADHVIPDREAFHSLVAEGARFADEGKLVTFGIVPSSAATGYGYIRVGDDHAVSAFVEKPDPDTATEYLESGDYLWNSGMFMLKASVWVEELGKYRKDILDASQIAYAAGTHDLDFFRLPLEEFAAIPSESIDYAVMEKTDRAVVLPLDAGWSDIGAWSVLWEVSQRDRAGNALSGDTLVHDTRNSLVMARHRMVATVGVEDLVVVETPDAVLVCHKERAQDVKHIVASLKQSERPEYRFHRRVYRPWGSYEGVDIGERFQVKRLSVKPGAALSLQSHQHRAEHWVVVRGTARVTRGEEELLLTENESTYIPVGMKHRLENPGKIPLEIVEVQSGGYLGEDDIERFDDRYNRHQGDDQGS from the coding sequence TTGAGCGACACTGAGAACACATCTGGCGATATTGTCCCTGTCATCCTGGCCGGTGGATCCGGTACGCGTCTTTGGCCGCTCTCGCGGGAGTACTACCCGAAACAGCTTCTGTCCCTGTCGGGAGATCAATCGCTGTTGCAGGACACGGTTCTTCGCCTGGCGGATTTCGATCATGTCTCCAGCCCCGAAGTCGTCTGCAACGAGGAACATCGATTTCTGGTCGCGGAACAGTTGCGTGAAGTGGGTGTGGCACCCGGTCGCATACTGCTGGAACCGGTCGGGCGCAACACGGCGCCGGCGCTTACACTGGTCGCGCTGGATGCAATGATGAACCGGGGTGATCCGGTACTCCTGGTGATGCCCGCCGACCATGTCATCCCTGATCGCGAGGCATTCCATTCCCTGGTCGCTGAAGGTGCTCGCTTTGCCGACGAAGGAAAACTCGTCACCTTCGGAATCGTACCGAGCTCCGCAGCTACAGGCTACGGATACATCCGCGTGGGAGACGACCATGCGGTATCGGCATTTGTCGAAAAGCCTGATCCCGACACCGCGACAGAATATCTGGAGAGTGGCGACTACCTCTGGAACAGCGGGATGTTCATGCTGAAGGCCTCGGTCTGGGTCGAGGAACTGGGCAAGTATCGAAAGGATATTCTTGATGCATCACAGATCGCGTATGCGGCCGGGACCCACGACCTGGATTTTTTCCGTCTGCCCTTGGAGGAATTTGCTGCGATTCCGTCAGAATCCATTGACTATGCAGTGATGGAAAAGACCGATCGCGCGGTAGTGCTGCCTCTCGATGCCGGTTGGTCGGATATTGGCGCATGGTCCGTGCTCTGGGAGGTGTCGCAACGCGACCGGGCCGGCAATGCCCTGTCGGGCGATACCCTGGTTCATGACACACGAAACAGCCTGGTGATGGCGCGCCACCGGATGGTTGCCACGGTAGGAGTAGAGGACCTGGTCGTAGTGGAAACGCCGGACGCGGTGCTGGTCTGTCACAAGGAACGGGCCCAGGATGTGAAGCACATTGTCGCGAGCCTGAAACAATCGGAGCGACCAGAGTACCGCTTTCACCGGCGTGTGTATCGCCCGTGGGGATCCTACGAAGGGGTGGACATCGGTGAGCGCTTTCAGGTCAAGCGCCTGTCGGTCAAGCCCGGCGCGGCCCTGTCCCTGCAGAGCCATCAGCATCGGGCAGAGCACTGGGTCGTTGTGCGCGGGACGGCCAGGGTGACCCGGGGCGAGGAAGAGCTCCTGTTGACGGAAAATGAGTCGACGTACATACCCGTGGGTATGAAGCACCGGCTGGAGAATCCCGGCAAAATTCCGCTGGAGATCGTCGAGGTGCAGTCCGGTGGTTACCTGGGAGAGGATGATATTGAGCGCTTCGACGATCGCTACAATCGACACCAGGGGGACGATCAGGGATCCTAG
- a CDS encoding GDP-L-fucose synthase — translation METEARIYIAGHRGLVGSALVRALRERGYANLLTRSHSELDLTEQGDVRGFFEQEKPDYVFLAAAKVGGIMANATYPADFIYRNLQIQNNVIEAARKTGVRRLLFLGSSCIYPRDCPQPIRESYLLTGPLEPTNRPYAVAKIAGIEMCWSFNRQYGTQYLAVMPTNLFGPGDNYDLEKSHVIPALIRKVHLGKLAQEQDWDAIARDEARYGEIPDEMKDVLGIPPHGAGETPRVPLWGTGAARREFLYSEDFADAAVYLMSLDDAAFADLLNPSLQGTNRQSERSWEGEPPLINIGAGKDITIRELATLVAAVVGYEGEFAWDGTKPDGTPQKLLDLTKLSASGWTSNISLREGIRLAYQDYLDQRATLKERA, via the coding sequence ATGGAGACGGAAGCCAGAATCTATATCGCCGGTCACCGGGGCTTGGTGGGCTCTGCCCTGGTGCGCGCGCTTCGCGAGCGAGGGTACGCCAATCTGCTGACCCGCAGCCACTCGGAACTCGACTTGACGGAGCAGGGCGATGTTCGCGGTTTCTTTGAGCAGGAGAAACCGGACTACGTCTTTCTCGCGGCGGCAAAGGTAGGCGGAATCATGGCCAATGCCACGTACCCGGCCGATTTCATCTATCGCAATCTGCAAATCCAGAATAACGTCATCGAGGCCGCACGAAAGACCGGCGTTCGGCGCCTGCTCTTTCTCGGTTCGTCCTGTATCTACCCGCGGGATTGCCCACAACCGATCCGGGAGAGCTACCTGTTGACCGGGCCTCTGGAGCCAACCAATCGCCCCTATGCCGTGGCCAAGATCGCCGGTATCGAAATGTGCTGGTCCTTCAACCGGCAGTACGGCACGCAGTACCTCGCCGTCATGCCGACGAATCTCTTTGGCCCGGGAGACAACTATGACCTGGAGAAGTCCCATGTCATCCCGGCCCTGATCCGGAAGGTCCATCTGGGCAAACTCGCGCAAGAACAGGACTGGGATGCCATTGCCCGGGATGAAGCCCGCTATGGTGAAATTCCGGATGAGATGAAGGACGTGTTGGGCATTCCGCCCCATGGGGCCGGGGAAACCCCCCGGGTGCCATTGTGGGGCACGGGGGCGGCGCGAAGGGAATTTCTCTATAGCGAAGATTTCGCCGATGCAGCGGTGTACCTGATGTCACTCGACGATGCGGCGTTTGCCGACCTGCTTAACCCTTCGCTCCAGGGCACGAACCGGCAATCGGAGCGGTCCTGGGAAGGCGAGCCTCCCTTGATCAATATCGGCGCGGGCAAGGACATCACGATCCGCGAATTGGCGACGCTGGTGGCCGCGGTCGTAGGCTATGAAGGCGAATTCGCCTGGGATGGCACGAAACCGGATGGTACCCCGCAAAAGCTTCTGGATTTGACCAAGCTTTCGGCCAGCGGCTGGACGTCGAACATCTCCCTGCGCGAAGGGATCCGACTTGCTTATCAGGACTATCTCGACCAGCGCGCGACCCTGAAGGAACGGGCATAG
- a CDS encoding peptide deformylase: MSVRPVLKMGNPLLFEEAETVREFGTDSLRDLVQDMFDTMHAMDGAGLAAPQIGVSLRVVIFGVEANPRYPDAEPVPTTVLINPTIEPLGEETELGWEGCLSVPGMRGLVPRYSSIRYRGRDPDGNPIERLAADFHARVVQHECDLFPEL; encoded by the coding sequence ATGTCCGTCCGACCGGTGCTGAAAATGGGAAACCCGCTTCTGTTTGAAGAAGCGGAAACGGTGCGTGAATTCGGCACCGATTCCCTGCGTGATCTTGTCCAGGACATGTTCGATACCATGCATGCAATGGATGGGGCGGGCCTGGCGGCGCCCCAGATCGGCGTTTCGCTGCGGGTCGTGATTTTCGGCGTTGAGGCGAATCCCCGGTATCCGGATGCAGAGCCGGTTCCGACAACTGTGCTGATCAATCCGACCATTGAACCGCTCGGGGAGGAGACCGAACTGGGGTGGGAGGGTTGTTTGAGCGTGCCCGGAATGCGCGGCCTTGTGCCACGATACAGCTCGATCCGTTATCGCGGCCGCGACCCCGACGGCAACCCAATCGAGCGTTTGGCGGCGGATTTCCATGCGCGGGTCGTGCAGCACGAATGTGACCTCTTTCCGGAGCTCTGA
- the galU gene encoding UTP--glucose-1-phosphate uridylyltransferase GalU, translating to MSDVGKIKKAVFPVGGLGTRFLPATKASPKEMLPVVDKPLIQYAAEEAIAAGVELLVFVTGRGKRAIADHFDVSYELEMELQQKEKDALLRSLQNILPDNVNAVFIRQPMPKGLGHAVLMAKSVVGNDPFAVILADDLIDSGDNPCLKQMVDVYEQCGGSVLAVQDVPAEQVNQYGIVSVEPVSERLGKVKAIVEKPSPEEAPSTLGVVGRYILTPRIFHHLEDTRPGAGGEIQLTDAIAALMVEESVYAYEFQGKRYDCGSKLGYLEATVEYGLKHRELADSFRQYLRQLPLD from the coding sequence GTGTCGGATGTTGGGAAAATAAAGAAGGCAGTCTTTCCGGTAGGTGGCCTCGGGACCCGCTTTCTGCCGGCGACCAAGGCCAGCCCCAAGGAAATGCTGCCCGTGGTGGACAAGCCGCTGATCCAGTACGCCGCTGAAGAAGCAATCGCGGCGGGGGTGGAATTGCTGGTATTCGTCACTGGCCGCGGGAAGCGGGCGATCGCCGACCATTTCGATGTGTCCTATGAGCTCGAGATGGAGTTGCAACAGAAGGAAAAGGACGCGCTTTTGCGTTCGCTTCAGAATATTCTTCCGGACAATGTGAACGCGGTCTTCATCCGACAGCCCATGCCCAAGGGCCTGGGCCACGCAGTGCTGATGGCGAAGAGCGTTGTCGGCAATGATCCATTCGCAGTGATCCTGGCGGATGACCTGATCGACAGCGGGGACAATCCCTGCCTGAAGCAGATGGTGGACGTATACGAGCAATGTGGCGGCAGTGTGCTGGCGGTCCAGGATGTGCCGGCAGAGCAGGTCAACCAGTACGGTATCGTCAGTGTCGAACCGGTTTCGGAGCGACTCGGAAAGGTGAAGGCCATCGTCGAAAAGCCCAGTCCGGAAGAAGCACCATCCACGCTGGGCGTGGTCGGGCGCTACATTCTCACGCCGCGAATCTTCCACCATCTCGAGGATACCCGGCCCGGTGCCGGCGGGGAGATCCAGTTGACCGATGCCATCGCCGCCCTGATGGTGGAAGAGTCGGTGTATGCCTATGAATTTCAAGGGAAAAGGTACGATTGCGGCAGCAAGCTCGGCTACCTCGAAGCGACGGTGGAATACGGCCTGAAGCATCGCGAGCTGGCCGATTCCTTTCGACAATACCTGCGGCAGTTACCGCTGGACTAG
- the rfaD gene encoding ADP-glyceromanno-heptose 6-epimerase, with translation MYVVTGGAGFIGANIVEALNRRGITDVLVVDNLERGDKFLNLTGCEIADFLDKRDFIARIRDGQLDEKFDAVFHEGACSDTMEHNGRYMMENNYEYSKSLLHYCDEHRIPYLYASSAAVYGGGRVFRESREYEAPLNVYGYSKFLFDQYVRAHWSRLNTQVAGFRYFNVYGPHEQHKGRMASVAFHHYNQLQESGKVRLFEGYDGYGNGEQSRDFIYVGDVVDVNLWFLDHPEKTGIFNLGTGRAQPFNDIAHAAVNTMRRLNGETELSLPQMVDQGILEYIVFPEALKGKYQSYTEADMSALRAAGYTAPFLTVAEGVGKYVESLHGHAGTG, from the coding sequence ATGTATGTCGTAACTGGTGGCGCCGGCTTCATCGGCGCGAACATCGTGGAAGCCCTGAATCGACGTGGTATCACGGATGTTCTCGTGGTGGACAATCTCGAGCGTGGAGACAAGTTCCTGAACCTCACGGGTTGCGAGATAGCGGATTTCCTCGACAAGCGTGATTTCATTGCCCGCATACGTGATGGCCAGCTCGATGAAAAATTTGATGCCGTTTTCCATGAAGGCGCATGCTCCGACACCATGGAGCACAATGGCCGGTACATGATGGAAAACAACTATGAGTACTCGAAATCCCTGCTGCACTACTGCGACGAGCACCGGATACCCTACCTGTATGCCTCTTCCGCAGCGGTTTATGGTGGCGGCCGTGTCTTCCGGGAGTCACGGGAGTACGAGGCACCGCTCAATGTCTATGGCTATTCCAAGTTTCTTTTTGACCAGTATGTCCGTGCGCACTGGTCGCGCCTGAATACCCAGGTCGCCGGGTTCCGGTATTTCAACGTGTACGGACCCCATGAGCAGCACAAGGGACGAATGGCCTCGGTCGCATTCCATCACTACAACCAGTTGCAGGAGAGCGGAAAGGTAAGACTGTTCGAGGGCTACGACGGTTATGGCAACGGGGAGCAAAGCCGTGACTTTATCTATGTGGGGGATGTGGTCGACGTGAATCTCTGGTTCCTCGATCATCCCGAAAAGACGGGCATCTTTAATCTTGGCACCGGTCGTGCCCAGCCGTTCAATGACATTGCCCATGCCGCGGTGAATACGATGCGCCGGCTGAACGGCGAAACGGAATTGAGCCTCCCGCAAATGGTCGATCAGGGCATTCTCGAATACATAGTTTTCCCGGAGGCACTCAAGGGCAAGTACCAGAGCTATACCGAGGCTGACATGTCGGCCCTGCGGGCAGCGGGGTACACGGCGCCCTTTCTCACGGTCGCCGAAGGGGTAGGGAAATACGTGGAATCCCTGCATGGACATGCGGGCACGGGTTGA
- a CDS encoding helix-hairpin-helix domain-containing protein → MKLLTSLILCLSLALSPMAALAGGAMVNINTADAKTLAKNIKGIGDKKAKAIVAYRARHGRFKSVDELKQVKGIGNSTVDRNRPNLTVGQGAR, encoded by the coding sequence ATGAAGCTCCTGACGAGCCTGATTCTTTGTTTATCCCTCGCCCTGTCTCCGATGGCCGCTCTGGCCGGCGGCGCCATGGTCAATATCAACACCGCGGATGCCAAGACCCTGGCGAAGAATATCAAGGGGATCGGCGATAAAAAGGCCAAGGCCATCGTCGCGTATCGTGCCCGCCACGGCCGCTTCAAGTCGGTGGACGAACTGAAGCAAGTGAAGGGGATTGGGAACAGTACCGTGGACCGGAATCGCCCCAATCTGACTGTGGGGCAGGGCGCGCGCTGA